From Selenomonas ruminantium AC2024, a single genomic window includes:
- a CDS encoding NAD(P)-dependent oxidoreductase, with the protein MKNIGFIGTGIMGAAMAGHLMDAGFKVSVYNRTKAKAEELLGKGAKWCDSPGACAKGQDVVITIVGYPKDVEEVYLGDDGILANAKAGAYVVDMTTSSPILAEKIFACAKEKGIFAVDAPVTGGDVGAKNATLSILVGGEENDFEALRPVFSAMGTNLVYMGTAGAGQKAKACNQIAIAGALAGACEAYAYAKASGIDLEKTYQAISAGAAGSFQMSNVVRRGLDGDFEPGFMMKHFGKDLAIGTETSAAYGVALPVLGQVLSQVRQMERLGEGNKGTQSLLHYYGLGK; encoded by the coding sequence ATCAAGAATATCGGCTTTATTGGTACGGGCATTATGGGCGCGGCTATGGCTGGGCATTTGATGGATGCGGGGTTCAAGGTTAGCGTTTACAACCGCACGAAGGCTAAGGCGGAAGAATTGCTGGGCAAGGGGGCTAAGTGGTGTGACAGTCCCGGTGCCTGCGCCAAGGGGCAGGATGTGGTGATTACCATTGTGGGCTATCCCAAGGATGTGGAGGAAGTTTATCTGGGGGATGACGGCATTCTGGCCAATGCCAAGGCCGGGGCTTATGTGGTGGATATGACTACGTCTTCACCGATTTTAGCGGAAAAGATATTTGCCTGCGCGAAGGAAAAGGGTATTTTTGCCGTGGATGCGCCAGTGACCGGCGGGGATGTCGGGGCGAAGAATGCCACGCTTTCCATCTTGGTGGGCGGCGAGGAAAATGATTTTGAAGCCCTGCGGCCGGTGTTCTCCGCCATGGGGACGAATCTGGTCTATATGGGGACGGCTGGAGCCGGGCAAAAGGCCAAGGCCTGCAATCAGATTGCCATTGCTGGTGCCTTGGCAGGCGCCTGCGAAGCCTATGCTTATGCGAAAGCTTCTGGTATCGATTTGGAGAAAACATATCAGGCTATTTCTGCAGGAGCTGCAGGCAGCTTCCAGATGAGCAATGTTGTGCGCCGCGGCTTAGATGGTGACTTTGAGCCGGGCTTTATGATGAAGCACTTCGGCAAGGACTTGGCCATCGGCACGGAAACTTCGGCGGCTTATGGTGTGGCTCTGCCGGTATTGGGCCAGGTTTTGAGCCAGGTGCGGCAGATGGAACGGCTGGGCGAGGGAAATAAGGGAACCCAATCGCTGTTGCATTACTATGGTCTGGGTAAGTAA
- a CDS encoding amino acid permease: MNENGKLKRGLKNRHLQMIALGGAIGTGLFYGSASTIALAGPAVMLAYLIGGIMIFFIMRMLGEMAVDEPVSGSFSHYATKYWGKFPGFMSGWNYWFNYVLVSMAELTAVGIYMQFWFPDLPQWIAALICLVAITALNLINVRLYGETEFWMALIKITAIVLMIVLGLYILVGSPQPFPDNLSNLWSYGGFLPNGVWGLALAIAVVMFSFGGIELIGITAGEAENPDKTIPQAINQVIWRILIFYVGTMAVLMALWPWKEVGMEASPFVQIFMSVGIPAAAHILNFVVLTAAVSVYNSAIYSNSRMLYGLAAKNEAPKFLGKLSSHGVPVRGILVSSGITLICVALNYFFPGKIFMLLMSIATIAATISWLTIVITHLKFRAHCLATGKATKFKSPLYPFVNYLCIAFLLSIWGLMTQIEGMDLAVYILPAWLLCLWIGFKYQNK; the protein is encoded by the coding sequence ATGAACGAGAATGGTAAGTTAAAGCGGGGGCTAAAGAACCGCCACCTGCAGATGATTGCCTTGGGCGGAGCCATTGGCACCGGGCTGTTCTACGGTTCGGCATCCACCATTGCTCTGGCGGGGCCTGCCGTTATGCTGGCTTATTTAATCGGCGGCATTATGATTTTCTTCATCATGCGCATGCTTGGGGAAATGGCGGTGGATGAGCCGGTATCAGGTTCTTTCAGCCACTACGCGACAAAATATTGGGGCAAGTTCCCGGGCTTTATGTCCGGCTGGAATTATTGGTTTAACTATGTGCTGGTATCCATGGCGGAACTTACGGCCGTGGGCATCTATATGCAGTTCTGGTTCCCGGATTTGCCGCAGTGGATTGCGGCGCTTATCTGTCTGGTGGCCATTACGGCGCTGAACCTCATCAATGTGCGGCTTTATGGCGAAACCGAATTTTGGATGGCGCTTATCAAAATCACCGCCATTGTGCTGATGATTGTGCTGGGGCTGTACATTCTGGTGGGAAGTCCGCAGCCCTTCCCGGATAATCTCAGCAATCTTTGGTCTTATGGCGGTTTCCTGCCCAATGGTGTATGGGGCTTGGCGCTGGCCATCGCAGTGGTCATGTTCTCCTTTGGCGGTATCGAGCTTATCGGTATCACTGCCGGGGAAGCGGAAAATCCCGACAAGACCATTCCCCAGGCCATCAATCAGGTTATCTGGCGTATCCTGATTTTCTATGTGGGCACCATGGCGGTGCTGATGGCCCTTTGGCCTTGGAAGGAAGTAGGCATGGAGGCCAGCCCCTTTGTGCAGATTTTCATGAGCGTGGGGATTCCGGCGGCGGCACATATTCTGAACTTCGTGGTGCTGACGGCGGCGGTATCGGTTTATAATTCCGCCATCTACAGCAACAGCCGCATGCTCTACGGTTTGGCGGCCAAGAATGAAGCACCGAAATTCTTGGGCAAGCTTTCCAGCCACGGTGTGCCGGTGCGGGGCATCCTTGTTTCTTCGGGCATAACGCTTATCTGCGTAGCTTTGAACTACTTCTTTCCCGGAAAGATTTTCATGCTCTTGATGTCCATTGCCACCATCGCGGCCACCATCAGCTGGCTGACCATTGTCATCACGCATCTGAAATTCCGGGCTCATTGCCTGGCAACAGGGAAGGCGACGAAGTTCAAATCGCCCCTGTATCCCTTTGTTAATTATCTCTGCATAGCCTTCCTGCTGAGCATCTGGGGGCTTATGACCCAGATTGAAGGCATGGATTTGGCAGTCTACATTTTGCCTGCTTGGCTTTTGTGCTTGTGGATTGGGTTTAAGTATCAGAACAAATAA
- a CDS encoding molybdopterin-dependent oxidoreductase has protein sequence MFLQDNYQVTRHICPRNCYDSCPMLAFTRGGKIEYIKGDKQDGASERLCSKQAEILASVYHPQRLLYPQRQIVRGSGNWQRISWEEAIDTIARKILELKDRYHSALPLCLNKYSGNFSLLHYAIEGMFNSLGPTTQTTGTPCFSSGLDAQKLDFGANETADIRQLLEAKLIILWGINPAWTSVHSMPFIYAAKERGAKVVVIDPVYTETARKADYFIELRPGGDAALALLLLKKLAAYNKLSYNKDNLTGAKELLAAIAKTPARPLLKATGQPAAVIDFLAELILQNRPMHIWCGYGLQRHIQGGLTIRLIDALSMLTGNIGISGGGVNFADMGMDIFPYHIMQKRSDTRFININNFAHGLHNLNAPPVKLLWIACRNPLRQDAGLTELKELWPQLELVVAADKIMTHSTQMADIVLPVTTEFEELDVYGGYFRHRISINEPAIPPRGEAKSDLEIARLLTRRLNELAPGTSTFPAQLTDEEFLDAEFTPEVCQALHIKKWQDLYSGPVRFRYQSFPWAGGKFATDDGKFHCCSLPDNFSQLLPSEKYPFHFLTPHSQEHINGQSYPQQHKLPEYPLVYIHPAVGQALHLQDKHPAIVWNEQGEVPVSVQFREDLSPDIILSIQGASQKGGLNLLNAGVPTDLGILTTAASGLAFYDVFVNIRPK, from the coding sequence ATGTTTTTACAGGATAATTATCAGGTCACCCGTCATATCTGTCCCCGCAACTGCTACGATTCCTGTCCCATGCTGGCCTTTACCCGTGGCGGGAAAATCGAATACATCAAAGGTGACAAGCAGGACGGCGCTTCCGAGCGTCTCTGCAGCAAGCAGGCGGAAATTCTCGCCTCAGTCTACCATCCGCAGCGCCTGCTCTATCCCCAACGGCAAATCGTCCGCGGTTCCGGGAACTGGCAGCGGATTTCCTGGGAAGAGGCGATTGATACCATTGCCCGAAAGATTCTGGAACTAAAGGATCGCTATCACTCTGCCCTGCCCCTGTGCCTCAACAAGTATTCCGGCAATTTTAGCCTGCTGCACTATGCCATAGAGGGAATGTTCAACAGTCTGGGGCCCACCACCCAAACCACCGGCACGCCTTGTTTTTCTTCCGGACTGGACGCCCAGAAGCTGGACTTTGGCGCCAATGAAACCGCCGATATCCGTCAGCTGCTCGAAGCAAAACTGATTATCCTCTGGGGCATAAATCCTGCATGGACCTCCGTCCATTCCATGCCCTTCATCTACGCTGCCAAAGAACGGGGCGCCAAGGTGGTAGTCATTGACCCAGTGTACACAGAAACCGCCCGCAAGGCAGACTATTTTATCGAACTGCGCCCCGGCGGCGACGCCGCGCTGGCCCTTTTACTGCTCAAAAAGCTGGCCGCCTACAATAAACTATCCTATAACAAGGACAACCTCACCGGCGCCAAGGAATTGCTGGCCGCCATCGCAAAAACTCCTGCACGCCCCTTGTTAAAAGCCACAGGCCAGCCAGCAGCAGTCATTGATTTTTTGGCAGAACTCATCCTGCAAAACCGCCCCATGCATATCTGGTGCGGCTATGGCCTTCAACGCCATATTCAGGGTGGTCTGACCATCCGCCTCATCGATGCCCTCTCCATGCTCACCGGCAATATCGGCATTTCCGGTGGCGGGGTGAACTTTGCCGACATGGGCATGGATATTTTCCCCTACCACATTATGCAAAAGCGGTCAGACACCCGTTTTATCAATATCAATAACTTCGCCCATGGCTTGCATAATCTGAATGCTCCACCGGTAAAACTGCTCTGGATTGCCTGTCGTAACCCGCTTCGTCAGGATGCGGGCTTGACGGAGCTAAAAGAACTTTGGCCCCAGCTGGAACTTGTGGTGGCCGCCGACAAGATTATGACCCACTCTACGCAGATGGCTGACATTGTTCTGCCCGTGACCACAGAATTTGAAGAACTGGATGTCTACGGCGGTTATTTCCGCCACCGTATCAGCATTAACGAACCTGCCATTCCCCCGCGTGGAGAAGCCAAAAGCGATTTGGAAATCGCCCGTCTGCTGACCCGCCGCTTGAATGAACTGGCTCCGGGCACAAGCACCTTTCCCGCTCAGCTTACCGATGAGGAATTTCTCGACGCAGAATTTACCCCGGAAGTCTGTCAGGCTCTGCATATCAAAAAATGGCAGGACCTATATAGCGGCCCCGTACGCTTCCGCTACCAGTCCTTCCCCTGGGCCGGAGGAAAATTTGCCACGGATGATGGCAAATTCCACTGCTGCAGCCTGCCGGATAATTTTTCCCAGCTGCTCCCCAGCGAGAAATACCCCTTCCATTTCCTCACCCCCCATTCGCAGGAACATATCAATGGCCAAAGCTATCCCCAGCAGCACAAGCTGCCGGAATATCCTCTGGTCTATATCCATCCCGCTGTGGGGCAGGCGCTTCACCTGCAGGACAAACATCCTGCCATTGTCTGGAATGAACAGGGCGAAGTGCCTGTCAGTGTCCAGTTCCGCGAAGACCTGTCGCCGGATATCATCCTGAGTATTCAGGGCGCCAGTCAAAAAGGAGGGCTTAACCTCCTCAATGCCGGAGTGCCCACGGATTTAGGGATTTTGACCACGGCCGCCTCCGGGCTGGCCTTCTATGATGTATTCGTCAATATCAGACCAAAATAA
- a CDS encoding 4Fe-4S binding protein produces the protein MARRDIDLNRCLFHYTNITCNRCQGICPQGAIHNREIDREKCDNCGLCTAVCPTGAITSDTDYDNCLTAAQKLAPQVLMCRKVSPHAMACLGALNRRLLWALAEKQPLAMDTSRCAQCKPAVQNWLAQEIAACNQALQEAGKATIKLVHVKDSAPAPQAVARRSFFRSLFHAASDTAAEIAQAQTERQYAFDGTIWLDKQDTSPCQLFPGLELTASCTACGLCTMLCPEKALVISDSEGGKKLHFNPIKCTACGLCVNNCPQSILKLQPSFAGQTEFSLQEETPPAPPADSSFTLQRG, from the coding sequence ATGGCCCGGCGCGATATCGACCTGAACCGCTGCCTGTTTCACTATACCAACATCACCTGCAACCGCTGTCAGGGAATCTGTCCCCAAGGGGCAATCCATAACCGGGAAATCGACCGTGAAAAATGTGATAACTGCGGTCTTTGCACCGCGGTCTGTCCCACAGGAGCCATCACCAGCGATACGGACTATGACAACTGTCTTACCGCAGCGCAAAAGCTCGCCCCGCAGGTTCTTATGTGCCGGAAAGTTTCGCCTCATGCCATGGCCTGTCTGGGAGCCTTGAACCGCCGTTTGCTTTGGGCACTGGCAGAAAAGCAGCCTCTGGCCATGGACACCAGCCGCTGCGCGCAGTGCAAGCCTGCCGTGCAGAATTGGCTGGCGCAGGAAATCGCCGCCTGCAATCAGGCTCTGCAGGAAGCAGGCAAAGCAACCATCAAACTGGTTCATGTGAAGGATTCTGCCCCAGCGCCGCAGGCAGTGGCCCGCCGTTCCTTCTTCCGCTCCCTCTTTCATGCCGCCTCGGACACCGCCGCAGAAATCGCTCAGGCTCAGACGGAACGCCAGTATGCCTTTGATGGAACCATCTGGCTGGACAAGCAGGACACTTCTCCCTGCCAGCTCTTTCCCGGTCTGGAGCTTACAGCATCCTGCACGGCCTGCGGCCTTTGCACCATGCTCTGCCCGGAAAAGGCTCTGGTTATCAGCGACAGCGAAGGGGGCAAAAAGCTCCATTTCAATCCCATCAAATGCACCGCCTGCGGTCTTTGTGTCAACAACTGTCCGCAAAGCATTCTAAAGCTGCAGCCCAGCTTTGCGGGGCAGACAGAATTTTCCCTGCAGGAGGAAACTCCTCCTGCTCCACCTGCTGACAGCAGTTTTACCCTGCAGCGGGGCTGA
- a CDS encoding DUF3427 domain-containing protein, translated as MLKDGLYEKVVSDSLSDELAALPHKYKELAAIDKAEAAKILAQYVAAVVERGLKSVRDNSEDIASQVSLVNEIIATVQEKTQEQDFSAMKVEETGQQLLALYDRQDSILALGARGKDKVDRPETSLAQSSLFTGAVHEPQMYTELKKEIASCNRIDMLVSFIKWSGLRLLMEELQHFTQNGGKLRIITTSYMGATDVKAIKELSKLLNTEIKVSYDTQRTRLHAKAYVFYRDTGYTTAYIGSSNLSQAAMSSGLEWNVKITAQDQPETLAKIAATFASYWESREFEIYTEAEELRLYRALRDEKYFKEGNTTRYTLDVRPYSYQQEILDKLAAERAVRGLYRNLLVAATGTGKTVIAAFDYARFCRENSGRPNRLLFVAHRQEILKQSLSTFQAVLKDNNFGELFVGQYTPKAIDQLFISIQTFNSQDFTTKTSPDFYDFIVVDEIHHGPADSYQKLLNYYRPKILLGLTATPERLDGKSVLPYFGDRIAAEIRLPEAIERKLLCPFQYFGVTDNVDLTDVKWTAGGYDKQALSNVYSLSGKVAERRADLIVNSLQRYVTDVLAVKGLGFCVSVEHASFMSDYFNQMGIPSLCLTGQSPQADRDSARKRLAQGKLTFIFVVDIYNEGVDIPEINTVLFLRPTESLTIFLQQLGRGLRLSPDKECLTVLDFIGQANKKYSFTHKFAALLGNTSHSVQQEVENGFVSAPKGCYIQLEKQAAKYILDNIKGAYDTLRGIAGHIASFADDSGLTLTLANFLHYHHMDPRQLYRQKSWQSFTRMCVRAGVQADFEPEPLEEQVNLSIVFQKLAVADSQRWIKFLLNLLPRLAETDFDCLSLLEARMLQMFYVTVWGEYASDWQAGNVRDNLAALANSPHILAEMQELLRYQLDGIDFIDESVDIGFACPLDLHCTYTRDQILVAMDFDKPNTVREGVKWLEDKQTDLFFVTLNKADKEYSPTTMYDDYSLNEWLFHWQSQSVTTVESPTGQRYLHHQEQGSNILLFVREFKKDNLTGGAAAYTYLGRANYVSHEGEKPINIVWKLEQPIPAKFLKKTNKLAVG; from the coding sequence ATGCTGAAAGATGGCTTGTATGAAAAAGTAGTCAGCGATTCATTGTCAGATGAGCTGGCTGCGTTACCGCATAAATATAAAGAACTGGCTGCTATTGATAAGGCAGAGGCGGCTAAGATTTTAGCGCAGTATGTGGCGGCTGTAGTCGAGCGGGGCTTAAAGTCGGTGCGGGATAATAGCGAAGATATTGCGAGCCAGGTGTCTCTGGTGAATGAAATTATCGCTACGGTTCAGGAGAAAACGCAGGAACAGGATTTTTCTGCCATGAAGGTGGAGGAGACAGGACAGCAACTGTTGGCATTATATGACCGGCAGGATAGCATTCTGGCTTTGGGGGCTAGGGGAAAGGATAAAGTTGACCGGCCGGAGACTTCGCTGGCGCAATCCAGTCTGTTTACCGGGGCTGTCCATGAGCCGCAGATGTATACGGAGCTGAAAAAGGAAATTGCCAGTTGCAATCGCATTGACATGTTGGTGTCCTTTATTAAGTGGAGTGGCTTGCGGCTGCTGATGGAGGAGTTGCAACACTTCACCCAAAACGGCGGCAAGTTGCGGATTATCACCACTTCCTACATGGGGGCTACGGATGTCAAGGCAATCAAAGAGCTCAGCAAATTGTTAAATACAGAAATCAAAGTCAGTTACGATACCCAGCGTACGCGGCTGCATGCCAAGGCGTATGTGTTTTATCGGGATACGGGGTACACGACGGCTTATATCGGTTCATCCAATCTTTCGCAGGCGGCCATGTCCAGCGGCTTGGAGTGGAACGTAAAAATTACGGCGCAGGACCAGCCGGAGACTTTGGCGAAGATTGCGGCTACGTTTGCCAGCTATTGGGAAAGCCGGGAGTTTGAAATCTATACAGAGGCTGAGGAACTGCGCCTGTATCGGGCTTTGCGTGATGAGAAATACTTTAAGGAGGGCAATACCACCCGCTATACGTTGGATGTGCGGCCCTATTCTTATCAGCAGGAAATACTGGATAAACTGGCGGCAGAGCGGGCTGTGCGGGGGTTATATCGCAATCTCTTAGTGGCTGCCACTGGTACGGGCAAGACGGTTATTGCCGCCTTTGATTATGCCCGCTTTTGCAGGGAGAATTCTGGGCGGCCGAATCGGCTGCTCTTTGTGGCACATCGGCAGGAGATTTTGAAGCAAAGCCTTTCTACATTTCAGGCAGTGCTGAAGGACAATAATTTTGGTGAACTTTTTGTGGGCCAGTATACGCCAAAGGCTATTGACCAGCTCTTTATCTCCATCCAAACCTTTAATTCGCAGGATTTTACCACGAAGACCAGTCCTGACTTTTACGATTTTATCGTGGTGGATGAAATTCATCATGGCCCGGCTGACAGTTACCAGAAGCTGCTGAATTATTACCGGCCCAAGATTTTGTTGGGGCTTACAGCCACGCCGGAACGATTGGATGGAAAAAGTGTTCTGCCTTACTTCGGGGATAGGATTGCAGCAGAAATCCGGTTGCCGGAGGCCATCGAGCGGAAGCTCTTGTGTCCTTTCCAGTATTTTGGTGTTACCGATAATGTGGATTTGACGGATGTAAAATGGACGGCAGGTGGTTACGATAAGCAGGCACTTAGCAATGTGTACAGCCTCAGCGGTAAGGTAGCAGAACGGCGGGCGGATTTAATCGTCAACTCGTTGCAGCGCTATGTGACGGATGTACTGGCAGTAAAGGGGCTGGGCTTTTGTGTCAGCGTCGAACATGCCAGCTTTATGAGTGACTATTTCAATCAGATGGGGATTCCGTCCTTGTGCCTTACGGGGCAATCTCCCCAGGCTGATAGGGATAGCGCACGAAAGCGGTTGGCGCAAGGGAAGCTGACCTTTATCTTTGTTGTGGATATTTATAACGAAGGGGTAGATATTCCAGAAATCAATACGGTACTCTTTCTGCGCCCGACGGAATCCCTGACCATCTTTTTGCAGCAGTTGGGGCGTGGATTGCGCCTTTCGCCGGATAAGGAATGTTTGACCGTACTGGATTTTATCGGGCAGGCCAACAAAAAATACAGTTTTACGCACAAATTTGCGGCGCTTTTAGGCAATACTTCTCATAGTGTACAGCAGGAAGTGGAAAATGGCTTCGTCTCTGCACCAAAGGGATGCTATATTCAGTTGGAAAAACAAGCGGCTAAGTATATTCTGGATAACATCAAAGGGGCTTATGATACCCTGCGGGGGATAGCTGGACATATTGCCAGCTTTGCCGATGATAGTGGGTTGACCTTGACGCTGGCAAATTTTTTGCACTACCATCACATGGACCCGCGTCAGCTTTACCGGCAAAAGAGTTGGCAAAGTTTTACCCGCATGTGTGTGCGGGCGGGCGTACAGGCTGATTTTGAGCCGGAACCATTGGAAGAGCAGGTAAATCTGAGTATCGTCTTTCAGAAGCTCGCCGTGGCAGATTCCCAGCGGTGGATAAAATTTTTGCTGAACTTGTTGCCCCGCTTGGCGGAGACGGATTTTGACTGTCTTTCCTTGTTAGAAGCACGGATGCTACAGATGTTTTACGTAACGGTATGGGGCGAATATGCAAGTGATTGGCAGGCCGGGAACGTGCGGGATAATCTTGCAGCGTTGGCGAATAGTCCCCATATTTTAGCCGAAATGCAGGAGCTTTTGCGTTATCAACTGGATGGCATTGACTTTATTGATGAATCGGTGGATATTGGCTTTGCCTGCCCGTTGGATTTGCATTGCACTTATACCCGTGACCAGATATTGGTAGCGATGGATTTTGACAAGCCAAATACTGTGCGTGAGGGGGTTAAGTGGTTGGAGGACAAGCAAACAGATTTGTTTTTTGTAACCTTGAACAAGGCGGATAAGGAATATTCGCCCACGACCATGTATGATGATTATTCACTCAATGAATGGCTGTTTCATTGGCAGAGTCAGAGCGTAACGACGGTGGAATCGCCTACGGGGCAACGTTATCTTCATCATCAGGAACAGGGCAGTAACATCCTTTTGTTCGTGAGGGAGTTTAAGAAGGACAATCTGACTGGCGGCGCCGCGGCCTATACCTATTTGGGGCGGGCGAATTACGTAAGCCATGAAGGCGAAAAGCCTATCAATATCGTGTGGAAGCTGGAACAGCCCATTCCAGCAAAATTCCTGAAAAAGACCAATAAACTCGCAGTGGGCTGA
- a CDS encoding bile acid:sodium symporter family protein, with the protein MYYLEKLSALISKYMAVLVIAIAAIALIEPMSFKWAAPNITMLLGIVMFGMGMTLKLADFKLVFQRPRDVFIGALAQFTIMPLLAYFLATAFGLPPELAAGVILVGTCPGGTSSNVMTYLARGDVALSVSMTMTTTVLAPIVTPLLTWWLAGAWVEISLAAMMMSIVQVVILPIVAGLIINSFFEAQVQKVVKVLPLVSVIAIVLIVGGVVAVSSQKIMETGLLIMAVVMCHNLLGYGTGFLLAKALHMDIAKAKAISIEVGMQNSGLATSLAMLHFGPAAAIPGAIFSVWHNISGSLAANYLSSKMNKEELPEVQTAK; encoded by the coding sequence ATGTATTATCTGGAAAAACTAAGTGCTCTTATCTCCAAGTACATGGCGGTACTGGTTATCGCCATCGCGGCCATTGCCCTGATTGAACCCATGAGCTTCAAATGGGCAGCCCCGAACATCACCATGCTGCTGGGCATCGTCATGTTCGGCATGGGCATGACCTTAAAGCTTGCAGATTTCAAGCTGGTGTTCCAACGGCCTCGGGATGTATTCATTGGCGCGCTGGCTCAGTTCACCATTATGCCCCTGCTGGCTTATTTTCTGGCTACAGCTTTCGGCCTGCCACCTGAGCTTGCCGCTGGTGTAATCCTCGTCGGCACCTGCCCCGGAGGCACCTCTTCTAATGTCATGACGTACCTGGCCCGCGGGGATGTGGCGCTGTCGGTATCCATGACGATGACCACCACCGTACTGGCTCCGATTGTCACCCCGCTCCTGACCTGGTGGCTGGCAGGCGCCTGGGTGGAAATCTCCCTGGCGGCCATGATGATGTCCATTGTACAGGTGGTCATTCTGCCCATCGTCGCAGGGCTTATCATCAATTCCTTCTTTGAGGCGCAGGTACAAAAAGTCGTCAAAGTCCTGCCACTGGTTTCCGTTATCGCCATTGTGCTGATTGTCGGCGGCGTAGTTGCCGTAAGCTCTCAGAAAATCATGGAAACCGGTCTCTTGATTATGGCTGTTGTTATGTGCCATAACCTTTTGGGCTACGGCACCGGCTTTTTGCTGGCAAAGGCCCTTCATATGGATATTGCCAAAGCCAAGGCTATCTCCATTGAAGTCGGCATGCAAAATTCCGGCTTAGCGACTAGCCTAGCCATGCTCCACTTCGGCCCTGCCGCTGCCATCCCCGGCGCCATCTTCAGCGTTTGGCACAACATCTCCGGCTCACTTGCAGCCAATTATCTGTCCAGTAAAATGAACAAAGAAGAACTGCCGGAAGTGCAGACCGCAAAATAG
- a CDS encoding ECF transporter S component: MHTLNVEKSRWTAREISLTAAMTAVVFLLTFVPKIPIPLGYAHLGDAAIFVMVCLAGRREALVAACAGSMLADFMGGFPLWIGPTLIIKWAMAETFLHVSDMSNEDFIKSPRTLLALVLACLVMAAGYTAFGAVLYDSLAAGLASAPGLLAEGAVNILAFYGAIKPLEKLFQSRL; this comes from the coding sequence ATGCATACTTTGAATGTAGAAAAAAGCCGCTGGACGGCGCGAGAGATTAGTCTTACGGCGGCCATGACGGCTGTGGTGTTCTTATTGACGTTTGTGCCCAAGATTCCCATTCCTTTGGGCTATGCCCATTTGGGAGATGCGGCCATCTTTGTGATGGTCTGCCTGGCAGGGCGGCGGGAAGCCTTGGTGGCTGCCTGTGCCGGTTCCATGCTGGCGGATTTTATGGGAGGATTCCCCCTGTGGATAGGGCCGACCCTCATCATCAAATGGGCCATGGCTGAAACGTTCCTGCACGTATCTGACATGTCAAATGAGGATTTTATAAAATCTCCCCGCACGCTGTTGGCGCTCGTGCTGGCCTGCCTGGTGATGGCGGCCGGGTATACGGCCTTCGGGGCGGTGCTCTATGACAGTCTGGCCGCAGGACTCGCTTCAGCCCCGGGACTTTTGGCTGAGGGGGCCGTGAATATTCTGGCCTTCTATGGTGCTATCAAGCCGTTGGAAAAACTGTTTCAAAGCCGTTTGTAA